Sequence from the Candidatus Dependentiae bacterium genome:
GCAAAACACTGTGTAAAAAAATCGCTATGGCTTACTCCAGTAGCAGCAATATGCGACACAAAAAAAACGGTTTCTGGTTTGGTTAGTGCTAGCCTTAAATATGGAGTAAATAATATTTTTTCTGATAAAGTAAAAAAGTCATCTGTATTAGGTAAAACAACTAATCTCGGCAATAAAATTGCCACATTTGCAGTCACTGATACTATCATAACTGGTACATTCCCAACACAAAATATCGTTCAAAAAGTAACAATAAAAAAAATTGCAAAAGTTGCTGCACCTGGTTTCCCATCAAGAACATTTGGCTTGTTTAATTTATACGCTGGCAGCAACAACCAGCCAATTAAACTTGCGACTGATACAGTAAAAAAAGATTTAACAAAAAAAAGTGTCTCAAAAGTACGTGAAACAATAACAAATTGGTTGTTTGTATAAAAATTAGGATGTTACATGCTAGAGTTTATATAGCGCTTATGTATTTCAATAAATGGAGATTATAATGGAATTCAAAAAAAAGATAATTAGTTTTTTAGTAGCTGTATGTATGGCCTCTACGTTATTTATTTCACATGAAATAAAAACGATGTATATTTATCAGCCAGAGCCAATAACGTGGTTTGGAACATTCAAGGATTTAGTTGGACAAGGAACCAAGCAATCAGTTATACAGGGTACTATACAAGTATGTTTATTTGTTGCAACACTCCCAATATCTCTTGCATTTAATAAAGCGATAAAAAGCTTCTTTGGCCCAAGTAAAGATCAACAAATAAAGCAAAATGCCACCTTATTACACTTTGAAGTAATAAAGGAAAAAGAACAAGCATTGCAATACGCTACACAAGCCATTCAATTACTGACTATTCAATTACAAGAATTAGAAAAAAACAGTATAGCAAAGGACTCTGTTCAATACAAAAATATTGCTACTCAAATCATCCAAATGCAAACACTACAAAAAGAACTTATTCAAATATTGGGTAGTTTAACACGTAACGCAGCATTACAGGCATTTGAACATAGCAAGAAAAAGCTTGAAAAAAGTAAAAAGCTTATGCCTTTACAGCAAGCCTAATTTACCTCAAGCACTTTAGGTTTTTTAAACGCTAAATAAAGCAAACCGAGAACGTTTGGTATCGCAATAAGTGTCAATAATACATCCAAATAAGCCCACATAAATTCAACATCAGCCAACGCGCCAACAAAAATTGCCACAACGCTCATACTTAAATAAACGGAAATATACTTATTATGTGTCAAAAGTGCAAAGCTTTGCTTACCATTAAATGTATTACCAATCACAGTGGTTAACACAAATAATGAAATCGTAATAAGCAAGATAATGTCACCTGCTGCAGGTGCGTGCATTTTAAATGCTTCATAGATAAACGTACTTCTAAAATTACCCTGCATCCAGACACCAGTAACTAAAACAAGAAGCCCTGAAATAGTAGATAAAAATGCATCGCTCATCATGGAATACATCGCAAGTACACCTTGATCAGATGGTTTTTTGGTATCCGCAATTGCATGTGCAATTGAGGAGGTCCCAATACCCGCTTCAGTAATAAAAATACCACGATAAATACCCGATCGCATTGCTTGTAACAACGCAACACCAACATAACCACCCAGTGCAGCAGTTGATGAAAATGCACTGGTAAAAATAAGAGAAAATGCCTGATAAACCGCTGAAATATCCCGCAATAAAATAAACATTGCAAACACAACATACAGTGTAAACATAATTGGTACTAATTTGCTCGCAATTACCCCAACTCGCCGCGCACCGCCACGAAGAACAAAAATCATCAATAACGATAGAGCAATACCAATATATATCTTTGAAATACCTTCTTGAAAGCAAATCAATGCTAGCGTGTTTGCCTGCAAAGCAGACCAACTCATATATAAAAAAGCAATTACAAACATATACCAACCACCAAGCCATGAAGCAATATATTTAAGGTATTGCATTGGCCCGCCAATAACAGTACCATCATCCATTTTTACCCGAGACTCAACCGCATAAGAAACCTCTGCGAATTTTGTTACACATCCAAAGAAAATATAAATAAGTAACCAAAACAACGCACCAGGCCCACCAGAATAAATAGCAACCGCTGGCACCACCAGGTTTCCCATGCCGATAGTACTTGCCATTGCAGTAAAAAGCGCATGAAATGGATTAATTGTTTTTACATCTTGCTCTTTTGTATCTGACTCCTGGAATCCTTTACGCAAAAGTTGTAAAAAATAACGAAATGAACGAAGTTGCACAAACCTTGTTTTAAGTGTCAAAAGCACAGCCACACCAAAAAATATAACTGTTGCTGGCAATGCAGTAATCTCATTAAACCACTTAAAAAAATCTATTAAAGCCATGAAATGTTCCTTTTAGCTGTATATCTATCGAATAAACAAAAATGTATTAAAGAGAAAGTGTACGATAAGCAAATGAGTAAAGATTGAGTTTTTATTTTACAATTTTTTTGCTAAAAATGCTAATGCATGGCGCATAAGCTTATCAAATGGAAGTGTCGGATCGTTGTATTGCTCATTTAAATGAGTCAGTGTATTGTTAATTTCTGATCGAGAATAATTAAGTGATTTAAGCACATCAACAAGCTGATTTCGCTGCTGGACACTTTCTCCTTGGGCACCTAGATCAACTCCTTCTTCGATTAATTGAGAGATTTTATGTTTGAGTTGAACAATTATATGCTCTGCTTTTTTCGTACCAATACCATTAACCGCGCTCAGAGCGCGCTCATTTGCAGTCTGAATTGCCTCTACAAATTCTGACGGGCTCATATGAGATAAAATAGACAAAGCTATACGCGGCCCAATGCCAGAACAACTGATAATTAAAACAAAAAGATGTCGCTCTGCTGGCTTAGTAAAACCAAAAAAAGATGGGCCATTTTCCTGATGCCAATACATATAAACCTGTATGGTAATTTTTTGGTTTATTTTAAAAAATGCAGAGTTTGCCACATATAGGGAAAATCCTATAGGTCCAGAAGTAAGAATAATAGAATCTTGTGTAATGGCTGTTATGGTTCCACTTATGTGATTAATCATGATCTTACCATACGGAATTTTTTTATGTATGTATATCCTTAATTTATTGACAAATAACCTGGTAATGATACATTTTTAGGTAGTTTTGGTTATAGATCATTATTATTTGAATTTCTTGCGGGAATAGCTCAGCGGTAGAGCGCTGCCTTGCCAAGGCAGAGGTCGCGGGTTCGACCCCCGTTTCCCGCTCCAAATCTGCATCGAGTCTGTATCTCACAGAACAATTTTATTTTACTACTATAACTTGCTTATTTGCTAAATAACTGGTATATTTTCCTTATTATGAAATCATTAGTAGAAGCAGCATCTTCAATATTTAAAGCTATAGAAAAAGGCTGGAATCGTGCCGGTTGCCCTCAAGAATTTACGATAAAAATTCTTGAAAAGGAAGAAACAAATTTTTTGGGTATGACCCGTAAACCAGCAAAAGTCGCGCTTTTTTTTGTTGAAGGTCAAGAATCAAAGCCAACAACACAGTATAAACAAAAAAAACGTTTTAATAATCAACAACAAAAGCGTTTTACTGCCAAAGAAGATGAGCGCGGAAACCGCCGTATCAACCAGAGACATAATCAAGAAAAATTACCGCATGATGAAAGGCAGCATCGTTTTTCTGAGAAACAAAGAATAGAAGAACGCAGTCGTCAAGATCAGCCGAGAAAAGACCTGCGAGGAGAAAAGCGATTTGATAGCCAACGTACAAAACAATATCAAGAAAAACAGCAAAGAACTCCTGAGCGCTCAGAAATACATCAACCAAAAGAACACGAACAAAAAAAGCCGATAAAAAATGTTGATGAAAAAAAATCTTCAAAAACAACAATGCTTTTCAGAAGTACTCATCGTAGACCTGTTGCCGGAGATAACGTTACTTTTCATAAAACTTCAACTGGTGAAAAAAAATACGTGAATCAGCAAACGATTTCTTCTAACAAAGAAAGTGATTCTGGGGACAACGACTCTAGGGACAAAAAAGAATAGTTATATTATTGTAGTGGGGGTTGTAGTGTCTTTTGTAGCACGCCCTGGCGTTTTATTATCACAAGATCAAGAATCAATTATTGCTTGTTGCACACCACAAGGAAGTGGCGCAATAGCACTTTTGCGTTTGTCAGGAGTCGATAGTTTCGAAATCGTAACACATATCAGCAAATTACCTGGCAACAAAAAAATATATCAGCAAAAAACACATACTATTCAATATGGCTGGATAGTTGATACTAACGGTACTACTATTGATCAGGTTTTGTTTTTTTTAATGCGAGGCCCAAAAACATTCACTGGCCAAGACACAATAGAAATTAGCTGCCACAACAATCCATTTATTATTGAAGCAATTATCCAAGAGGCTATTAAAAATGGTGCACGATTAGCACAAAATGGTGAATTTACCAAACGATCGGTCTTGAATGGCAAAATTGATTTGGTACAAGCAGAAGCAATTAATGAGCTTATTCATGCACATACACAACAAGCACTCAAACAATCTCTTGCTCAGCTTGAAGGAAGTTTGTCTGGCTGGTTACATACAATTGAAAACAATTTAATTAAGGCTCTAGCGCTTTCTGAAGCAAGTTTTGAGTTTATCGATGAAGAAGATCTAACCTTTGAAAATCAAATTTTACAATTACTTTCTGATGTACTTACACATATTAAGGATATTAAAAAAACATTTGACCAACAACAACATATACGTAATGGTATTAGAATTGCACTTATTGGAGCTGTAAATGCTGGAAAATCATCATTATTTAATACATTGCTTAGTCAAGAACGAGCTATTGTTACTAATATTGCTGGCACAACTCGTGATGCTATTGAAGCAGGTATATATAGAAGTGGAAACTATTGGACATTAGTTGACACGGCAGGACTACGACAAACTGATGATGTTGTTGAAGAACTTGGTATTAAAAAATCTTTTGAACAAGCACATTTAGCCGATATTATTTTACTTGTGAGCGACTCATTATCTCAGCTCTATACTGAACAAAAAAAAATATATACAGAACTGCTTGAAAAATATCGCAGCAAAATAATTTGTGTGAACACTAAGTATGATATGCAAAAATATATAAATGATAAAAAAGAGGAACATAGTATTACTGTTTCAAGTAAAACCGGACATAACATAACACTTCTTGAACAAAAAATAGAAAAAAAAATCATGCAGTTATTAAAACGCAGCGAATCATCGTTTCTCCTCAATAAACGGCAATTTAACATTTTGCTCGGCTTAGAAAAAAAATTAGAAAAAATCACACCAATGCTTAAAGAAAATATCCAGTACGAACTCATCTCATATCATTTAAATGATGCAATTTCTCACATAAATCAACTAACAGGCAAAAGCATCAGCGAAAAAGGAATGGATGCTGTTTTTCGTGAATTTTGTGTTGGTAAGTAATTAAAAATAAAATAATCAGGCAAAACAGTGAAAAAAATAATTATTCTTACCAGTAAAGGCGGTGGTGGACATTTAGCAGTCTCAGATGCGCTCAAAATATATTTAGGATCTCATTATAAAGTACATGCAGTAAATACTTTCTCTGACGTTATACACCCTCTTGATGTAATACGAAAAATCACATTTGGTAAATATGATTGGATACGATTTTATAATGATTTTCTAACAAAAAAATGGTTTCGCCTACTAAGTGCTTGCCAAGTAATCGGTGCATATTATATGAGAATTCGTAGCGGACCACTTGTACAGTTACTGACAGCATATCTAAAAAAAGAAAATGCGGATATGGTTATTTCTGTAGTACCGCTGATTAATGCAGCACTGATTAAAAGTACAAAAAATCTTGGTATACCTCTTATTATTGTTCCTACAGATTTGGATGCAACGATAGTAATAAATGGTATTAATCAACCACAAGAAAAGCATTTTCGTTTTACTTGCTCATTTGACGACGATACAATTGCTCAGACAATTGCACCAGCACAAATTAATAAAAAACAACTTGTTGTAACTGGCTTTCCCATCAGGCCAGTTTTTTTTACCCACAAAGATATTGAGAATATTAAGCACAAATATGATGTTTTGCCCAATAAACCAGTTATTTTACTATTAATGGGGTATCGTGGTTCAAATGCACTGTATGATTTTGCACAAGAACTAGCGAAAATAAAAGTGGCAATACATGTTTTAATTTGTACGGGTAAAAACACTAACGTAGTCAGAAAAATTCGTACAGTTAGTTTTCCACCACATATAACAACTACTATTATTGGTTTTACTGAACATATTTCTGACTTAATGAGCATATCAGATGTGTTTATTGGTAAATCTGGGTCAGTTAGCGTATGTGAAGCACTGTATATGAATTTGCCACTTTTTCTTGATGCAACAAGCGGTACACTAGAATGGGAAAAATTTAATCATGATTTTGTTACACAACACAATTTTGGATTAAGTATTAAAAGTGAAAAAGATATTGCACATATCGTCACTAAATTTTTTTCCGACACTGCATATAGGCAAAGAATGAAAAAAAGTCTACAAACATTCAAAAAAAAGCATGCCGGCACCGAAATTCGTACACTTGTAGAAAAAATGCTTAAGTAATTCGCTCGGTTTTTATTTATTC
This genomic interval carries:
- the mnmE gene encoding tRNA uridine-5-carboxymethylaminomethyl(34) synthesis GTPase MnmE, which produces MSFVARPGVLLSQDQESIIACCTPQGSGAIALLRLSGVDSFEIVTHISKLPGNKKIYQQKTHTIQYGWIVDTNGTTIDQVLFFLMRGPKTFTGQDTIEISCHNNPFIIEAIIQEAIKNGARLAQNGEFTKRSVLNGKIDLVQAEAINELIHAHTQQALKQSLAQLEGSLSGWLHTIENNLIKALALSEASFEFIDEEDLTFENQILQLLSDVLTHIKDIKKTFDQQQHIRNGIRIALIGAVNAGKSSLFNTLLSQERAIVTNIAGTTRDAIEAGIYRSGNYWTLVDTAGLRQTDDVVEELGIKKSFEQAHLADIILLVSDSLSQLYTEQKKIYTELLEKYRSKIICVNTKYDMQKYINDKKEEHSITVSSKTGHNITLLEQKIEKKIMQLLKRSESSFLLNKRQFNILLGLEKKLEKITPMLKENIQYELISYHLNDAISHINQLTGKSISEKGMDAVFREFCVGK
- a CDS encoding Jag N-terminal domain-containing protein; the protein is MKSLVEAASSIFKAIEKGWNRAGCPQEFTIKILEKEETNFLGMTRKPAKVALFFVEGQESKPTTQYKQKKRFNNQQQKRFTAKEDERGNRRINQRHNQEKLPHDERQHRFSEKQRIEERSRQDQPRKDLRGEKRFDSQRTKQYQEKQQRTPERSEIHQPKEHEQKKPIKNVDEKKSSKTTMLFRSTHRRPVAGDNVTFHKTSTGEKKYVNQQTISSNKESDSGDNDSRDKKE
- the ruvA gene encoding Holliday junction branch migration protein RuvA, which produces MINHISGTITAITQDSIILTSGPIGFSLYVANSAFFKINQKITIQVYMYWHQENGPSFFGFTKPAERHLFVLIISCSGIGPRIALSILSHMSPSEFVEAIQTANERALSAVNGIGTKKAEHIIVQLKHKISQLIEEGVDLGAQGESVQQRNQLVDVLKSLNYSRSEINNTLTHLNEQYNDPTLPFDKLMRHALAFLAKKL
- a CDS encoding sodium:alanine symporter family protein, yielding MALIDFFKWFNEITALPATVIFFGVAVLLTLKTRFVQLRSFRYFLQLLRKGFQESDTKEQDVKTINPFHALFTAMASTIGMGNLVVPAVAIYSGGPGALFWLLIYIFFGCVTKFAEVSYAVESRVKMDDGTVIGGPMQYLKYIASWLGGWYMFVIAFLYMSWSALQANTLALICFQEGISKIYIGIALSLLMIFVLRGGARRVGVIASKLVPIMFTLYVVFAMFILLRDISAVYQAFSLIFTSAFSSTAALGGYVGVALLQAMRSGIYRGIFITEAGIGTSSIAHAIADTKKPSDQGVLAMYSMMSDAFLSTISGLLVLVTGVWMQGNFRSTFIYEAFKMHAPAAGDIILLITISLFVLTTVIGNTFNGKQSFALLTHNKYISVYLSMSVVAIFVGALADVEFMWAYLDVLLTLIAIPNVLGLLYLAFKKPKVLEVN